The following nucleotide sequence is from Phoenix dactylifera cultivar Barhee BC4 unplaced genomic scaffold, palm_55x_up_171113_PBpolish2nd_filt_p 000701F, whole genome shotgun sequence.
TATAATTCTAAAAAACTACAAGGAAAAATTGATTTTATTCACATGATAACTTGTATACTTTGTATACATGGCAACCGCATACTTGCCGATTTGTGATAATTACAAGTgattattagtattaaatttttcataatatcaaTAATTCCAAATCATGTGATTTTCTGAGAACACATAATATTAGACTATGCTAGTAGCTGTGAGGCCCCTGGGAGATTCAATATTAACTTAGTCTGGTAAATGCtgtgcttagtttttatattaGATGTACATGATATTGCTAATTTAGAGAATTTCTTGAAATTGCAGATAAaggatttttttaattatatgtaGTTTGTTGCGTGGGATAGTCTTTATGTTCAaagaaaacagaaggaaaagaaTTGGGCAAAGTCCAAACATGGTGGCATGATATAGTTCATGATTTTGCAGTAATTATTTTTTCTTCCGTATTTCATGATATAGTGCATGAATATGCcactgcttttctgaatataTCATGTGGGTTTGCTGCTCCTTGAGATTTACCAAAATCATAAATGCTCTACACCCTATCGCATAAATGATTTTGTAAGATAGAATGAAGATAATAGGCTCATGGGGATAAACATAGAGTAGAAATCAATAGATAAACTAGTTAATTGATCTATGCCTTTCAACTTTTCATTGATTTCAAGTGTAGCATCAAATATATAAATTCAAAGTTGTTCAAAAATATATACAAACTCAACCAAATATTATTCTCAAGCCATAAAGACTTTTGCTTCTTGGGGAGAAGAACCCCCGCAAGCTTTTCATTAAAAGAACAAAATGTCGACGCTTCTGCTTTTATTAATACATATGATCCTTTTCTTATCGCCCTTCTATTGAGCAATCAACGATCAAAATTGGAAGAACACGATATTTAGTACACACTCCTGAGTGAGCGTTTGCTTGAAAAAAATTGATCTCTTTCCATATTTCCTGCTTTAGTAAATTCTGGACAGCCTCCATTGTTCATGCCACCTAGTTTCTTCCATTGATATATTCAAAACAATTAACAGGTTTCTTTCTCAGATGGACGAGGAGGGCAACACCATGCATGTTATTAGCAATAAACTAATGATGATACAGCAATGAAGGGGGACATAAATGCCATCTTCCTGGAAGGAAAAGAGTAGAAATCTAAATTAGTAGTAAGCATAGATACGTGCAATTCATCAAATAACTTCCATACAACCACTTCCATTGTAATCTCTTTATCCAAGAATACTGTAGCAATTATATGTTTGCCTTGGTCATGGTTAAATTCCAATGATGTCAATATTTTAGATCCACTCAAGATGGTGTTTAATTACCTCCCTGGTTGCCACCAGTCAATCAAGCAATCCATAGTTAGATTCAGCAAGCCAATTATAATGTCATACAAGTAAACAATATAAACTTGTTCTTGATAATAGCAACTAATTTGACAGATCATTAGGTTACTTCTTGTAATGTTCTCCCGTAAGTGATAAAATAACGCTAACTATCGTTAGTGACAAAAAAATTTAACTATTGGTGGCTTGTGGTAAAAACTCAAGATTGCTTTTACCTGTGAGCATATGATGATAGAAATGATAAACCATGAAGTGCTTGCTTTTCCCCTTATAATTCCCAAGGAACCAACCTTACACATTTTGCTCACATGTTCTGAAAACCAAACTTGTGGGTGCCAAGGAGTACAGTTGGTGAAGTTGTTGGGATCTCATACCCAATGACCTGGGTTAGACCCGCCTACAGCAGGGTGGCTGGTGGGGGTTAACCCCCTCCCTTTTCTCAGAAAAAGGAAACTTAGGAGAAACATTGACAACTTACAAGGTATACTTTTGAATGCTTGAGACTAACAACCATCATGATATCATTAGTGCACTTGCAACAACCATGATGACAGATATAGTTACTGTAGCTGGCAAGATAATAGTGTGTGAATAAAAAAACCTGGATATTAAtcaaaatgaataaataaatacaggCACATGTCCAATCTTTTTCTGAATAAAAGATAAACGTAAACAGGTAAACCTCCCTATGTTTGCAGATTTAGTGCACGTTCTTTTTCTGGATTTGTTATTGAGAAGGAAGCAGTAACTCTTGTCAACTTGATAGATGTATATTGAAGTAAGTTTATTGATGTATGCTCTCCACACTTATTCTTAGTCAAGAGCTTCCAAACTCCATGATAGAAACAAAGGTGCTTAACTGGTGAAGTTTCCAAGAACCAACTTTTTTTGCCAAAAAAACACTTATAACTCCTCCAATACCTAAAACAATTGATAGCTAGAGCATCAGCTAGAGAAATATGCTTGTTTCCGTTAATAGTACACAAGTAATAAATCACCTTGGATTGTAATTGAAAGTACTGCCTTATGTTTTGAGTAATCTAAGGTATCCTTTGAAGGTCCACATATTTGAATTCTTTGAGGCGCCATTCGTATGCCTATAATCAAATGGTGTGGACCGAACCATTTAGTTCCATTGATACTTCACTGGAATATAAGATGCGTACCATTTGCATGTACCTATTTATTGATGCattaacataatatatgaatTAGATCCACAAGTTGTTTTTGTCTACATACCTGACTTGATGGTATGTGGTTATGACAGGTGTGGTCACAAGGATATGGGCAGTCAATTTCCTTGGCTACCTTCCTTTCAAAGTACCAATCACCAACAACCTCTGCAATAGTCTGAACATGAGAAATGGTTGTAACGCTGTAAAATCTTGCAGAATTTGTCAAAATGTTTTGCAAATCATTAATAAGTTCTTGGGATTATTTTACTTCACCGTTGCTCCTCAAAGATTTTCTTACAGTGTTATATATTACCTACCTTATTGTGCAATCTGGGAGAATTCCAAGCAATCCATGTGTCCTGCAGTTCACTCTGGCAATGAGCAAAACAAGAATTTATAAACATCCCACCATTTCTTGAGCCACCAAACAATCTTAATGCCGTGagaatttcagatctgaaacctgtacatacatatattcaAAGTAAGTTGATTGGACCTTAAAAATTATGCTAGTGGTAGATTTTAACCAATGAAAAAATCAATGTAGTAAAATGAATGAGACTGGATGGAGAGATGAAAAGAAATTTTGTTGCGTAGGTTTTTTCTCATAATTCTTACTTCTGCAAGAGAGAATACGTAGTCAAAAGATGTGGAATGACCAAATAAATGTAGTCTAACAATGAACTAAATTAATTGAAGCAATCTGTTGATTCAGGTGCAATGGCAACCATTATGAACTTTGTGATAGAAGAAAAAATGCAAAGATAGGAAggcattttttttcaaaaataggaaAAAACAACAGAAGTTAAAACTTCCACGATTTTATAATCATGTATTATTTGATAGAAATGTCACAGAGctcaagagagagagattacttATTGAGACAAGCCTCTAATGGCTAGGAAAGCTTAGTAAGGTTAAGAAGAATAGCATTAGGCCTAAGTGGAAGAGTGAGTAACCTTGTAGAATAGCTATCTGATTTGCAGTGCAAGCTGCTGGATTTGATTTGCATCGGTTCCAATGACCATATGGATCAGCGGAAGGTGGCACAAATATATGATGAAACTGTTCAAACATAGAGACTTCAAATCAACTAGTGACACATGAGAATTCATTTATAGACAGCATGGATCAAGTAAAGCCCAATTATAAGGTATAAATAAAAGGTAAATCATGAAAAAACGGAGAAATTATTGAGTATGGGCTTTGGCTATGCAGAGTCCTGACCTGGTATACATCATATGCTGAATTCAAGATAAAATATGGTGATCTGATGTATGTTAATGCATGCTGGGGAAAGAAACACTGCACAAACATTGCAGAATAAGAATCAGTAGTTTTTGTATTCCATAACATCTTGTCACAAAAGTGAGCAAAATCACCAAACCTGATAGGGATAATCAAGAGAACCTGCACAGTTTctgtttagatatttttgtaccCCCTGCAGCTTAAACATCCTTAAttaggaagaaggctgcaagcaACACTAACTTTAATTGGCATGCATCAGGTTAACAGAAGCagaaagctctctctctctctctctctctctcacacacacacacacacacatgcacaaaACAAATCAatgacaagaaaaaaaaacacagaaAGCAGACCTGTAGAGTAACTAAGCTACTAAAGAATGACCTTATAGTGTTTTTGCCGGATATATCTTTCCTGCCATATCAAAAAGTAAGTGTTTCAACCCAACTTGTTAGGAATGTCAAAAGCTCTTTAAGACAAACTAAACCAAATTGTGCATGAATAAGTAAATTACACGTCAAGGAAAAATCCTGCATCACTCATGCATTTCACAGTTGTCGCCTTAGGAAGAAGACGAGCAAGATCATCACAGTGAAGGAAAGTAGCCAAGCCCCCTGCAGAGCATCCTGAAAGCAGCACCTGGTAATTTGAATAACTAAGAAATATTAATACATGAAAACATGTAGAAAACTATGAAATAGACTAGTTTATGCCCAAAGAACAATCACAGATGTGTGTATAGATTCTTGTGCATAAAGCTTGGACAGTGCAGATGAATGTTCATTTTCTGTTTCACAGTAAGCAAAGCAAGATTCTGACTGAATTTTGGCAAGGAAACAGCAAGTGTTTCTGCAAATTCTCTGGTAAGAATTGTTAGGGAAAAGGTAACTGGATAAACAAATGAAAAGGTGGTTCAAGCAAGTCTGGATGCTTTGAAACTCAGCATACCACAAGTTAATAATTTCCAGTCATTCATGAATAATAACTTTTCAGAAGGATGTGTAAAAATTAATTCAGCAAAAAGCAGTGCTGGATATAAGGAATTAGAGAATAATTTGAGAATCTTTTATTGTCCTTGAGACACAACTAAGGTTTGCTAAGCATCCATTTCCAAGTTCATGAAGAATCAAGGGAATGCCTAGCATGCACATTTACATCAGTGTGAACCCAAGTTTACCCTCCCTGCCGCCTAGTCCACATGCATATTTGCAGCATCTGATGTAAACCCTATACTGATCTTAATACATGAGGGCCCCATGTTTTATCGagtaataataatgataattccAACGAAAAGTAATAATAGTaagggttttttgcatggatacccttctaaatatcggattttgcataaatacccttccaaaattgatatttgcatgtatacctttgaaaaactctgttattgtacaaatgctcCTAATATAACAGTTGTTCTAATGGTattaagaaaaatcaaatttatattaattaaaaataaaataaaattttaaaattatactaTTGTCCCTGTCTTCTTTTCTGCTATCGGAATCGTGATCTATTTGCGTGTCTATCCATTaaaggtattttagtcattttagtttgaaaccgttaattttttaacgttgTTAGATAGCATGGTTAtacatgcaaaaataaaaattaaaaaaaggtagaatagcaaaacaggtgttttacgagggtatacatgtaaatattaattttggaagggcattcatgcaaaatccaatatttaggagggtaatCATGCAAAAAACCCTAATAGTAATGATATGATGAGACATGGTATGAAGAACTCCCATCAGCAAAACCACATTAAGCCCCAAGCGATCCATATAAGAAATGAAGTGCCACATGCCTCATGGCAGGACCCTTACAGGAGACCCTTTTATCAGAGAAGTGGAAATAAGTTACAGGGACTTTTTCCAAATTATGTGCAGttgtagcattgcattaggacCTAATACCATCAACAATGGTTGCAGAATATTTAAGGTGATGGGCAGCCAATTAGTATTATGGGTGAGAAATTGTGTGAAACTCAAGGGAACATTTAGTGCTTCAGAGTTCAGATGCTTGAAGTATACCTTTTGTGCCTGGGACAGCCCTTTCGGAAGAAGGTCAAGAATGATAGCATCCCAGATCCTTTGCCCTCTGAAGTAAAGAACAGTTGTCTGCTCATCAGCACAAGAAATCCATCACTAACTAAAGTAACAATGTGATCTTCCACCAAGCACCAAAGCACAAAAGGAAAAGGAGTAGATCTAGATATATTTTGTTGTATAACCCAAATCCCAGTatccacatatgccatgatgtCAATGCagtttcaatattattttcatcGAACTATGAAAAAGAATAGACAGAATATCAAGATTCTGTTAACTATCTAATGCTGTAATGACTCCAGGTTCTTGATTTATGTTTATATTTTCTGCAGCTTATATGTAGCATATGTTGACTCTCTTAACATTATAATTAAGTCAATCCATGGTTAGCTTGTATCTTGTTGACTTGATCTAGGGTGAGCTCAAAATAAACACCTCATAATACAAAAGGTCAAGTCCCACCACGGATCATAAACATTATATACTAAAACAAGAAGATAGTTGGACATTTAtcagaaaaattaaatcatTTATGAACAGCATGAAATATTCTACTGTGAGTTACCAATAAGTTGAATCAGTCATCATCCCAATAAGTTCACAGACTCAACTGATTTTTAGTGAATTTGGTTAAAAATTCAGGGCTGCAGGGCAACCTACATGccaatattattattatgggTACTTGAGTTTCTAAATGATTTCAAAGTTCTAGATGATAGGATTTTTATTTTGGTAAGATTAATTCTCTTAGATTGTTATACTAATCAGTTGGCCAGGACTCGACCCCATAAAGGCCTAGATTCTTTAACAACCTTAGCAAATATCTGACTTGGGCTTAATCTACATAAATATGGGATGGTCCAACTTTCTTTCAGTCAGTTTAGGCTTGGGTGTCTTGAACCAACCCAAAAGTGATAATTAATATCCTCGTAGATAATAGAGATTCAATAATTTGAGAATGTGGACTGATTAAGGAAGCTTACACCATTGTGGTTAACTGAGTCACCAGCAAAGGAGGCTCCATCACAGTAGCGAAGTTTTACGCGATTCCAGTCGTAGAAATCTATGCAAAAGATATATCTGTCAGTTTGCAAAGTCTTAACcacaaatcaaatatataattgagtataagatagttcatgagTGTTCCAATCAAACCACAAACTTTAGCATGTCGAAACAATTTAATGGGATAGATAAAGAACTGCAGAGAAATGATATTGTTGGTCCATCCTAATTGCTACCAATGACTAGATGTTAATGGGCCAGGGCCAAGCCCAGTTTTTTGAGGCCGAAGGTCCATCCTGCAACAAATGCAAATTATAGACCAAGTGGCCAAATGAGACTTCTATCCCTTTTGCACTCATTAACATAAGACCTAGGAAAACAACCTCTATAATATTCCAAATACAGGAGATGGCAACTTtctgcaagaaagaaaaataaaaagaattaaCCAGTAGCTAGAAATGCCACTAGTCACCGCATGATCCAACATTAGCTTGGAAGTACAGGAGATGTTTAATCAACATATATTGCATAGTTTTATATACAATATTTCAACCTAATCTTTATTCCGCTTCTTaacaaaaagaagaatataAGTGTATAGTTTCAGTTCTGTTATGGTCCTCCAAGAGGTATCAATTAGAAATCTTTATATGAAATCAAATGCCTGTAACTAGGAATACTTGGTGAATGagaatgaaaaaaatatgaagTCGACCTTAAAAAGTTGGGAAAGCTGGATGGTTGTGATAGTAGTATATCCATAGAGCTAGGAATCATAAATATTACTGCTCCTTTCAATGATGGTGATGATATCATGCTTGGTTAAAGAAATACTAATACACAATTTCTTCTTTCCCACTGTCTTTCTTGACAGATTTCTTCTTTGTGCAATTTACCTCCTTGCACCTCCATATGGCAATCATCCATCATGCATTGTCTCGCTGCATCTTATGGACCCATTAAACAAATGACTTCACGGAACTATATATGATATAATGAACCTTTTTCTACTTCCGTAGCActatatatatgatatatctgaaatttgaattttaattttgaaattcgAAGGATGTTTAATTTTTGTATGAAAgggtttttaaatttcaaatttgatttttttctttttactatgTTGGATGGAAGTAgggttttttttcctcttttttcccctctttttgtgctcttttcattttaataaaatctaGTGTGGGTTCTCCCtcccttttcattaaaaaaaaagaaagttgaaggcttagagagagagagagagagagagagagtcggtATCAAAGGAGGAAACTAAggttttgtttcctttttgCATTTTTGGTTTTCTGAGTTATTTAAGGGGAGGGGTCAAagaaacacattttttttaattagaaaaaattGATAATTTGGATTTTATAactatataagaaaaatagcagcataaacatattttaaaatgacttatgaaaataaatattGGTGATTGAAATTCGAGGTAGTTaacaaaaaaaactttttttggaATTTATATGTACTTCACCTTAcatttgttttttaaaaaaaatcttcatcCTCTGCATAAATGAGTTTCTTAGAAATCATTTGAATATCTTGATGGAAAAAGTGGCAAAG
It contains:
- the LOC103719369 gene encoding pectin acetylesterase 9-like isoform X2, which gives rise to MRNSSFFAILLVILVGLGPWRSIHSLESKQEMRLSVAMTIVPHAGSLGAVCLDGSPPAYHLHRGFGAGARNWLLQFEGGGWCDDVSSCLERSRTRRGSTRYMNKLEVFSGILSNNPSMNPDFYDWNRVKLRYCDGASFAGDSVNHNGTTVLYFRGQRIWDAIILDLLPKGLSQAQKVLLSGCSAGGLATFLHCDDLARLLPKATTVKCMSDAGFFLDVKDISGKNTIRSFFSSLVTLQGVQKYLNRNCAGSLDYPYQCFFPQHALTYIRSPYFILNSAYDVYQFHHIFVPPSADPYGHWNRCKSNPAACTANQIAILQGFRSEILTALRLFGGSRNGGMFINSCFAHCQSELQDTWIAWNSPRLHNKTIAEVVGDWYFERKVAKEIDCPYPCDHTCHNHIPSSQAYEWRLKEFKYVDLQRIP
- the LOC103719369 gene encoding pectin acetylesterase 9-like isoform X1, with product MRNSSFFAILLVILVGLGPWRSIHSLESKQEMRLSVAMTIVPHAGSLGAVCLDGSPPAYHLHRGFGAGARNWLLQFEGGGWCDDVSSCLERSRTRRGSTRYMNKLEVFSGILSNNPSMNPDFYDWNRVKLRYCDGASFAGDSVNHNGTTVLYFRGQRIWDAIILDLLPKGLSQAQKVLLSGCSAGGLATFLHCDDLARLLPKATTVKCMSDAGFFLDVKDISGKNTIRSFFSSLVTLQGVQKYLNRNCAGSLDYPYQCFFPQHALTYIRSPYFILNSAYDVYQFHHIFVPPSADPYGHWNRCKSNPAACTANQIAILQGFRSEILTALRLFGGSRNGGMFINSCFAHCQSELQDTWIAWNSPRLHNKTIAEVVGDWYFERKVAKEIDCPYPCDHTCHNHIPSSQEDGIYVPLHCCIIISLLLITCMVLPSSSI